The Nymphaea colorata isolate Beijing-Zhang1983 chromosome 5, ASM883128v2, whole genome shotgun sequence DNA segment actaattCAAAACTTTAGGttgatttagaaaataaaaataatacttTGTTTTCTGGGAACCTGTATCGGCCAATATGAATTGGCGAGGAGCTGATCGGCCGATATATGTGGGGTCATTTGGTAGGACGAATACTTGGAGAGTGTCCAATGAATTAGCCACAATATAAACCTGCCCTCATATTTGAGGCAGCAGATGCATTGAACGCTCCTTGAATGTCCTTGCTGCCAAACGACCCTCGCGTATCATTAATATAGGCAAACAATGTGATTCTGCCTATATTATAGGTCGTACTTGTTGAACTTTGCCTGCTTTTGCTGCCTCGATGGTTTAAAAAGTGTAGATAAAATCTCCAAAAAAATATCGTTGTATGAGTTTTATGAGActttttttgggtgaacaagCAATGCCTGTGCAATGGCCTGCCTGCCCCTACTTCCAAGTCCAGGGGCTGCTTCGGGCCGTAGAAGTAGAGACAATGCACAAGCAATTTGTTGCCCTGCTCAATTTCATAAGGGCCAGGGGTATAGCACTCCACTGGAATCAAACTGCCGTTGCATTGTTTCCGTGCCACCAACCCAACTAGCTATGCTCTGCCCCTTGACAACTTTCACAAGGCTTTGCCATCAACAAATACATTGTCAAGTATGAGCCGTGACATCTCCGCTCCCCCTTTATCCTCCAAACCTGACCACAAACTTAGGACCGGCTTTTAGCCTTTTAGAGATTTattgaatcagattcagtaTAAGACCTAGTTGTTGCCTTGGTTTGGTTTCATGACATGTCAATAGCCAACACGTTTGCTAGTACAAACAATTTCCATTATATATAATGGCACCAATAACCTTTTACTTTCGGTCTCCAATTCTTGTTGAGTGTTTTAGTATTACAATTCTCCCAGTCTTCCTTCCAATGTGAAGCCAATCTtgcaaattttctttcttttgaactCTAAATAATTCTGAATTAACTTGCGATCGATTTTATCACCACAATCATGTCGGCTGATACGGCAATGCAGCAAGATTATAAGGCTCGCGATATCAGCAGCCAAAATTAGTTTCTTCAATTTTGTGTGTGGTTCATTCCTAATGGCAAGGAAAGAAACAATCAGTAATTTCAAGCGAAAAAATCAACCGACAGAAATGGCTTAGAGTTCAAACTAAGAGGAGATACCTCGAAGAGGCTCAAGttccttcccctttcccctGCTCCATAAGATCTAGGGCTATTTTGGGTCCTAGATGAACTTACTCAAGAATAAAACCTGCCActatttgaaatataaaaaaaataatactcAAAAATCGAACTGACTGAACTTTCACCGACTCACCAGTCCAGACATAATTCTCACAATAACAGTGGTTTTTTTGCCATAAggaatatattatttttaatagtaaacttctttgtcttttttttagcTCACCTACATGTAAAAAGTTCTTTCATCTTGCATTTGTAGACCAGGAACCAGTTGATTGCTTTTCCAGATCCGTTGAAACCAGTAGATGGCGGAAAATGGCTGGACCACTTTTTCATCCTTCTACCTTTAATCTGATGATTTTCCTATTCCGCTAGACGGCTGgtataatttttatttctgcAAGTTTGTGTTTTAGATCCAGCCATCTTCGATTGTGATcaatttcattctctttttctttttttcccgtTTTACTTTGCCCTCCTAACCACCCAGATCCAAAGGCATGGTTAACCATTGTTGCCAATCCCCAGAGATCGTGCACACTCGCATCTTGACTGAATGTGTGCATCTAAATAAAGCTTTCcaattttcttggttttaatcCGACCATTTTTCTAACTACCGCCATTTGCGAAATTTAGTGAACttaaaaacttttcctttcaacaaaaataagacTCATTTTCAACGTCCAGCTAAGGACAGAAATGGAGTTTTTGACATAATATAATCACCCAAACATAAATTGCTTATTGAAAAGCTATAAATCAGTAGATGAATTTTCTACTTGTGAATTGTGATACACAAAATCAACTAAACAGCATGTTGAAAACCAGTCAATGTTTCCAGGCCTACCATTCATGATCACCAGTACTACATTTAGATTTTATATGGACATAATAAGACATTTTTTGTCCTCTGAATGACCAGGTGCTCAAGCTTCAACAGCATGAGTAGCACAAGTTCTACGTGAGGAAAACCAACACAAACAGAATAATGAAGAGGACCAATAGAAAGACAATCATCATGATCTGACCTTTTGCACCTGCTTTCTTCATGACCATGGCTACCTTCTTCTGCAAGTAGAAGCAAGATATTCAGAGAATGTGGGAGGGTTAGGGGGGAATAGAAGAGTAAAGAGCAGCAGACCTGGACAAAGTCAAGCCGGTTTGAAGTACTATCCATCTCTTGATTCAGATCCTCTAAGATTTTTTCCTGCCAATATCCACAATATATCACTTGTAGGATAACCCAGGTGCCTAGATCGCTCTACCGATCAAGCTTTAAAGGATACACATGACAAAACTTGCTTCAGGTTTTTGAAATGCCAAAGCTTCAAAGAGTAGATATGACAAAATTTGCTTGAAGTTtttgaaatgcaaaaaaagaagaagcaatcAGTTCTGAGATTGTTGAATCACGTAAAGATTATGAACACTACACAGAAACAGGAAGGTGTATTTCCCAACATGATACATCATAAAACAAGAGCACCTTACCTGTCCCAAGAGCTCCTCGTGTATGGTAAGCCCCACACCTCCAATTCTCTCTACACTTGCACTTAGCTCATCCAGCTCTTGATCTTGTTGTCTGAAGTTGTATACATTCACAGATTGTAGACATAAATACCATAGAAGCTGAAAATGCAATTGACCGGAGGTTTCCATGCTCCAATCCTGATTTGGAGCATCAGAATCTTGACATGGACAAACTTCAATAATTTGATCAGCATGGTATAACTTTACATGCTGAGGAAAGAAAGCTTTATCCAGAGTGTAGAGGATACcactttgaaaataaaaacccagagaaagagagagagagagagagatagaaagcaAAGTCACTATACCTGATTAGAAGCATTTGTCTATCAGTTTCCGAAGATATATAGTCATCATTAGATTCAGTGGGATACTGATCCGATCGTCCTGCTTCAGCAGTCAATCTTGTTAATTCTCGGCGGATTCCGTTCTTGTTTGTAGAAACCGGTGCAGCATCAACAGCTTTTCTCACAGAAGCCACCTGTCATGACACCAAAGGTATCACTTTAACATAAAGAAACCACATTTATGCTAACTCCAAGGCCACAATGATGACATGAAAAAAACTTTAGAATATCGTGTATTTCAACTTAAATTGCACCTGAGTGCGAGAAGTGGTGGTCCATCTCTTGCGCTTTCCAAGCTCAATTTCATCAATGCCAAACCGAGATGGGTTGCTCTCTGCAACTGAAATTGCTTTCTCCAATTCATCCACCTTCCTATCAAAAAATCATCCTTTCACTACCTGGACTTGAAACAAATCACATCATGCTAATGCATGTTCACACATTAACAGCAGGACTAGTAATCTCTGAGGGGCATGGAAACTTGGTCTAGGCCATTAGGCCCACCGACCCATACCAAGGTGAGTCTGTTTCTTCCCTGCACTGCAACTTAAGCTCAGGTGATCACGTCCAGAGTTAGTTAACTGTGTTAGTTTTAAAATGCTAAAGGCCCACAAGTTACTAATATCATTTGGCAGGGTTTCTCTTGGAAGTTTTTTCTAAGTGAATTTTCTACGGAAACAttgggaaaatctcagaagCTTTAAAACTTGGAAAGTATAAAGAACCCATAGAAGGTGATGAGATAATACAAGTACTTGGttgaaaaaatacaaagaacCAAGGGGAGAAAATTTTTTACaacataaaagaaacattaaaaaaaaaaaaaatcacatgcttaCGTTTTCTGAAAAGGAACTCTTTCAATGTCTCAAGAGAACATTGGGAACATCTAGTATCACAAGACCATCAAGTCTTCAAGATATTGTAATATCTTGAAAACACAGGGATATCTTGACAGAAAcattcaaaatgacaataatttTGTCAGTAATAGTTTAACGGGAGacaaaaaatttttaaacagaAAAGCTGGATATCTTGCTCTCATTAAAGGACAGGAAACCCATACAGCCTTGCTAAAACGTTGAgctaaataaaattattctcaaaGATGGTTAAACCTAAGATGTGAAACATTCAATTGAAAGAACTGGTTTAATTGTTAGATGATAAAGTCAAGTTGTTGATACAACGGAACTACAGCGTTCTCATATTATATCTATCAATACATTTATGAAGCTGGTGTTCTCAAAGAGAgacatgagaatgcattttGAGAAGATCCAACAGATAGCTAATGCTGCTGTATTACCTGCCACTCAATGCTTTCACATCCAGCAACCAGCTCTTTGGAAAGATGTACATATTCCCCTGTATTTGACTCAATTTGTTCCCATCTCCGAAATGTTGACAGGAGCTTATCAATCTGACAATAAACATACATGTTGGTAAATAAATTGCAAAATTTGATCATTAAAAGGCGTTGAATAAATTTTATTGGAAGATACAACAAGTAATTGAAAATGTAGTGCAATTTCCCTAACTATAATGCTGTATTGGTTAGTCATTATCCCAACCAAACAACAGCAAAGAACCTAACCAAAGTCCTTGCACAAACAGTTGAAAATGTTGGAAAAATAGAGGAAACAGAAGATGGAAAAGAGAAGTCATGTAAATAGATTCTGGCACCTCCTGCACCTATTGTCAGCTGCACTAATACATTTTACTAGGACAAAATATGATTAAACTTGTATGACATTAGGGGACTGAACGTCATATTACCCAATTACAGCTATATATGATAGAAAACGAGATGCACAAAAATAAACAGAGTGACATAGTCATCATACAAAAATAAACAGAGTGACATAGTCATCATACACAAAGAACAGTATCACATTACTGATATGGagtcataaaaaaacatagcCATCACAGCAGGATAAAGGAAGAGCCTTATGGAAAATTAACACATCCAGAACTACAACTGGATCTTCGTATATGTTACTTCGCTGAGTGATAATGACTCTATAGGATCCAATCCACAGGAATAAAGTTAACAGGTATATGCTAACTGGAGGAAGCTGAAGCTATGAAGATTATTTGATGTGGCTAGTGCCAACAGCCAAGTGGCACCAAGAATGACCCAATTTGGCTTCCAGTGACAGAATGAAATAAGGCCAAGTCAGAAAACCAAATCATGCTGTTACAACACAGTGTGCCAGAATGAAAGCCAACCAAATGAAAGCTCTTGACATAGTCAACTCTTTCAACAAGGCAGTAGCAACTGAACAGCAGTCTTGGTCACTGGATCCACTCTGGTTTCCTCCCATTTTGAACAAGCAACTTGCtgagacttacaaaagagtAAAACGAGAGAGAAGCAAACATTTATAAATTCCATATCAACAAATTTACAACCTTATGCTATGATCAGCAGAATCCTTATTAGTCAATACATCAAAATAcaccctcttcctcttttttctttggcaCCTCCAATCACTAGTCCCTGTCACTTTCGTGTCCGTGATTCGATTCCGAACTTCTTGTCACCTAATATCCTCCCTTTATCACATTAGATGTTTGCAATCCAACTCTTTCAAGAGGTTGGACATTATGGAGGCTAGAGGCTGAGATCACTAATAGTTTAGTTAGTTCTACCCCCGCCTGCCTGTGtgtgaaatctctctctctctctctctctctctctacacatgGAACCAGCTTGATTATGTTGTGTGTGTCATGTTTCATCATGACTCTGCTGAAGGTGTGTTGGTGGCCCCTATGAGCTGCCTATGTTCAGGTTGCAGATCTGCAGGCCGCTTCAGCATTGTGCAGTaaacattttttgaagaaaaggtcagataagaaaataacaaaatctttTTCCACCAAAACTTAGTACTTGGAAGTTCCTCTTgttgaaaatattatttcaaaGAGCTCATTGCACACCTTAGTTTGTGGGTTCAAAGTAGAAACGTTCTTTCTGAAGAATCTGAAGTATGCAGTCTTGAAGGTGGACCATATCAGTGTTAAGGCAGCTCAGTACTGCCTGGACCCACACACAAGTTATTGATTTTGGTCAAATGGTCATGTATGCCATAAGGCAATGGCATAGTGAcctttatatttcaaaatcatccTACCACTGCACGCAAGGACATTTGGATGCTTTGGAGGCAGCATCAATACTGGCAATAACGATTTGGTTTGAGAAGATGAAGTGCTATCAACCTCCAACACTGATTTCCCTAGAGCTATCAGAAGCACAAGAAAGCAAACGTGAACTGCTGCATATAATACCAGCAAGCTCTCTGAGCCTCCAACAACTTATGTATGAGActaaaactaaagaaaatttCACTCATGatatcattgaaaaaaaatggtacATGCCTAAATCCATTGAAAATACAGAAAAGAAGTCCTTTGAATCCCCAATTAGAGATGAAAGCAACAGAATTACATCTAAGTTTATAATGAAAGTACATATTTGAATTGTCAATATTTGTTGCAACAATTTAATTAACTGGCTCAATAGAAGTTTAAATGCAAGACAAGCAAGTAGAAGAAACTATATATACCAAGAGGATATggaataaatacataaaaagaataaaaagggATCAACTAAGAAGGCTTACAGATTCTTGAATTTCTTGTTTAACAAGATAGAAGGGGTCTTGTGCAGGTGACATCATTTTTTCCTTCACATAATAGTAAACTATTTAAACTCCACAAGTGAAGGCAAGCTTTCAACTGATCAATCACAAAAATTTCACCTGCAAAAGTGACAATTAACCATCAGCCATGTTGAAAGAGTAAGAAATTGACTGAAAATTAAGGAGCAATATCGGCACATTTTGCAATACGAGGAGAAGATTACTGGTCTTCCTTTTGCGACTGTTTTATTAAGGTTTTATGGtcctcaattttttctttctcttgagTACTGAAAAGCGGTAGCATCTAGATGTACTTAAAAGTACCCAATAGAAAGACTAGGTTCTGCCCATTGAGTGGTACCAGCAAAAAATTATACGAGATAGTAAACAATATGCAAGCCATCCAGGTGCAGACTCAGGATATAGCAAAACCACACTGCAGGCAACAGGCATGGAGGACATCGAACGGAACTAAAATAATtctaaaaaattctaaaatggaCATAACCTATGCAACCTTTTGAAGTTCTGTTGAGTTAATTGCCAAAATTGGGCTGGTTCCCTCATTCTACTCCCCATAAATATTCAGGCCAACCCATCCTAAATATAAAGGCGATCTGCTAAACGTTAACTGAGTTCGTATCCAAGCATTACTAGAAAAAACCAAACAAGGCCGTTCAAATTGATGTCAAGTAAAAACACATGGATTCAGAAGCAACCAATTTTTTTCAGatcattcatgaaacactcgACGTTAAAACTTCTTGTCCTTCATAAGTACCTATCACTGCTACTCGATTAAATATCTCTCACGTTCTCAGGCTCATCGCATCTATCGACAGTGGAAACAGCAGATCTCAAAATTTCAGTGTCATTGCGTCAACCGCTTGGTGAGCAGCATCCAAGACACTAATCTTTTTACTACATGACCAAAAGTCTCCGGTTGGTAACTAGATATCAATCAGAAGCGGACCAATTTTACCTTGACCTGTAGCAAAGCTCAGcaacaaaaacacacacacacagcgagagagagagagagatccgaTCAAATGATTAGACCACGACGCAGGAAAATCAAGAGAGGGAAGAGAACGagggaaacaagaaaaggacgGAATGAATAGGCCAAACCTTGCTTCGCCCGGCGGTGATTTGGCCGATCGGCGTCTTCCGGCCGTCGGATCTTAGCGAAACAGCCCGTACGGCGAGGACCAGAGAGAAGGGGAATGCGGACACCCCGGCTCTCTTTTACGGGagcaactctcgtcggagaGGTTTCGGATGCGATAAGAAAGACCCAACCCGGATCCGAGTTATATAATCGTAAGTTTTATTAGAGAAATCGATAAAATACATGTATATGCCAACGATGGTTCCAACAGAAGATCAAGTTAgaaatcaaaatagaaaagagTTTATCTCATAAAATATCTTACATAATATAGTGTGTGCATACACATTTgatcaacatttttttatttatgcgGGATAAGAAAAATGTGCTGCTGACGTAAAAATATTAGTTGCTTTTAAACACTGTTCAAGATTTCTTAAATTACAGAGGTAATATAAATTCATGATTTATTCGACTCATATATGACATATTAACATGTAACTTGACTATAACTTATTCTTTCATGTCATTTGATAATATGTAAGTGAGTATGTTAATAAAGTTTACACGATTTAAGGTATATCTCAATATTTAGACATgatattcaaaaatatttttattcttaaaaatacattttaaattgattgtGCTCTAATTGTAAGATTGTATTAGAGCGATTAATAATACTCAGTATACTAATGAcagtttcaataaaaaaaaacaaattatatatcaaaatataatAGAATAcaaatgatttatttattttttaatttatatgaaaTAAGAAGGATTTGTAACGAATGAAAAAATACTAACTGAAACTTTAGACAATTTAATTTTGAGATTTCTTTCAATTCCAGAAACTAATATAGCTTCACTATTTATTACACACATACGTGCTGTACTGACTAGTGTCTTGAATCTAACTTATGTTTTCATATTATGTGTTGTATATAAGGAAACATTATGTTACTGACTTAGGTGATAGAGTAAATGGCGTCACTAGTAAAATTGTTATGAATTGTTTATATAAATTACTAAAcatgattcaaatttttttagtacaATGTAGATCAATAGTAACTCCCATATGACCTATATAGATGCaccaatttttctcttttttgtttaattacttaaaaaaaaagtcatttatgACATACAACACAAGTAGCAGTAAAAAACAACTCACAACATTTATGAAGGTCGCCGACATATTAATAGAAAGCATACATGGTTTGCAAGACCATTTCAAACATACTAGAGAAACTATTTCATTTATGTTCTTTCACAATATTCTAAAGTGAATCTCACAACTAAGTAATTAATATATTT contains these protein-coding regions:
- the LOC116253918 gene encoding syntaxin-61 isoform X2; this encodes MYIFPKSWLLDVKALSGRKVDELEKAISVAESNPSRFGIDEIELGKRKRWTTTSRTQVASVRKAVDAAPVSTNKNGIRRELTRLTAEAGRSDQYPTESNDDYISSETDRQMLLIRQQDQELDELSASVERIGGVGLTIHEELLGQEKILEDLNQEMDSTSNRLDFVQKKVAMVMKKAGAKGQIMMIVFLLVLFIILFVLVFLT
- the LOC116253918 gene encoding syntaxin-61 isoform X1 → MMSPAQDPFYLVKQEIQESIDKLLSTFRRWEQIESNTGEYVHLSKELVAGCESIEWQVDELEKAISVAESNPSRFGIDEIELGKRKRWTTTSRTQVASVRKAVDAAPVSTNKNGIRRELTRLTAEAGRSDQYPTESNDDYISSETDRQMLLIRQQDQELDELSASVERIGGVGLTIHEELLGQEKILEDLNQEMDSTSNRLDFVQKKVAMVMKKAGAKGQIMMIVFLLVLFIILFVLVFLT